From Skermanella sp. TT6, a single genomic window includes:
- a CDS encoding iron-containing alcohol dehydrogenase, which translates to MIATIAMPKLMLIGGGAIGQVADMLGRLGIRRPLVVTDPFMRDSGAIARLTDPLKAAGIPFEVFADTVPDPTTDVVDAGARMLSGGGFDGMIALGGGSPIDTAKAMGVLAANPGRMRDYKVPNPIPNEGVPLLAIPTTAGTGSEVTKFTVITDTETDEKMLIAGNGVIPQGAIVDYELTLTCPFRLTADTGIDTLTHAIEAYVSRKANPFSDSMALAAMARVAKHLRTACFEPDNREAREGMMLAANQAGIAFSNASVALVHGMSRPIGAHFHVPHGLSNAMLLPAVTAFSLPTATARYADCARAMGACAPDADDEQAGIALLGALISLNADLKVPTPQAYGIDESRFMSILPLMAEQALGSGSPANNPRVPTAEEIVSLYRDVYAT; encoded by the coding sequence ATGATCGCCACCATCGCCATGCCCAAGCTGATGCTGATCGGCGGCGGCGCCATCGGCCAGGTCGCCGACATGCTGGGCCGCCTGGGCATCCGGCGCCCGCTGGTCGTGACCGATCCCTTCATGCGCGACAGCGGGGCCATCGCCCGGCTGACCGATCCGCTGAAGGCGGCCGGCATCCCGTTCGAGGTGTTCGCCGACACGGTGCCCGATCCCACCACCGACGTGGTCGATGCCGGCGCCCGCATGCTTTCCGGCGGCGGGTTCGACGGGATGATCGCGCTTGGCGGCGGCTCGCCGATCGACACCGCCAAGGCCATGGGCGTCCTGGCCGCCAATCCCGGCCGCATGCGCGACTACAAGGTGCCCAACCCGATCCCCAACGAGGGCGTGCCCCTGCTCGCCATCCCGACCACCGCCGGGACCGGGTCGGAGGTGACCAAGTTCACCGTCATCACCGATACCGAGACGGACGAGAAGATGCTGATCGCCGGCAACGGCGTGATCCCCCAGGGCGCCATCGTCGATTACGAGCTGACGCTGACCTGTCCCTTCCGCCTGACCGCCGACACCGGCATCGACACGCTGACCCACGCGATCGAGGCTTATGTCAGCCGCAAGGCCAACCCGTTCTCCGACAGCATGGCTCTGGCCGCCATGGCCCGGGTCGCCAAGCACCTGCGCACCGCCTGCTTCGAGCCGGACAACCGCGAGGCGCGCGAGGGGATGATGCTGGCGGCCAACCAGGCCGGCATCGCCTTCAGCAACGCCTCGGTCGCCCTGGTCCATGGGATGAGCCGCCCGATCGGCGCCCATTTCCATGTGCCGCACGGCCTGTCCAACGCCATGCTGCTGCCGGCGGTCACCGCCTTCTCCCTCCCCACGGCGACGGCCCGCTACGCCGACTGCGCCCGCGCCATGGGGGCCTGCGCGCCGGATGCCGACGACGAGCAGGCCGGCATCGCCCTACTGGGCGCCCTGATCTCCCTCAATGCCGACCTCAAGGTTCCGACCCCACAGGCCTACGGCATCGACGAGAGCCGGTTCATGTCGATCCTGCCCCTGATGGCGGAGCAGGCGCTGGGGTCCGGCTCGCCGGCCAACAACCCGCGCGTGCCGACTGCGGAGGAGATCGTCAGCCTCTACCGCGACGTCTATGCTACCTGA
- a CDS encoding mannose-1-phosphate guanylyltransferase/mannose-6-phosphate isomerase, with protein sequence MPPINSAPTIHPVLLSGGSGSRLWPISRESYPKQLLPLVGERTMLQDTVGRVAGEGFAPPLVICNDEHRFVIAEQLRQIAVTPSAIALEPTGRNTAPAAAVAALLIAEQDPDGLLLLLPADHVIRDTEAFHAAVATAASAAAAGNLVTFGITPTAPETGYGYIRQGAELTGHAGVFQVDAFVEKPGIGKAADMLAAGGHFWNGGMFLFSAAKLLAELEKFEPAIVAACREAIAKGSRDLDFFRLDPEAFGKAPSISIDYAVMERTDAAVVVPATIGWTDVGAWSALWDIGAKDEDGNVFVGDVMTEDARNCYVRSEGVLTAVVGLDDVVVVATDDAILVASRDKVQDIKKVVERLKKEGRPEAKIHSRVHRPWGFYQCLHEGERFQVKRLTVKPGATLSLQKHYHRAEHWVVVNGTALVTRDAEQVLLRENESIYIPLGAVHRLENPGKVTLNLIEVQSGSYLGEDDIVRLTDTYGRA encoded by the coding sequence ATGCCCCCCATCAACAGTGCCCCGACCATCCATCCCGTTCTGCTTTCCGGCGGCTCCGGATCGCGCCTCTGGCCGATCTCCCGCGAAAGCTATCCGAAGCAACTGCTGCCGCTGGTCGGCGAGCGGACCATGCTCCAGGACACCGTGGGCCGCGTCGCGGGCGAGGGTTTCGCGCCGCCGCTGGTGATCTGCAACGACGAGCACCGGTTCGTGATCGCGGAACAGCTCCGCCAGATCGCCGTCACGCCGTCGGCCATCGCGCTGGAGCCGACCGGCCGCAACACCGCCCCCGCGGCGGCCGTGGCGGCGCTGCTCATCGCCGAGCAGGACCCCGACGGGCTGCTTCTGCTGCTGCCGGCCGACCACGTGATCCGCGACACGGAGGCGTTCCACGCCGCCGTGGCCACCGCCGCAAGCGCCGCCGCCGCGGGCAACCTGGTCACCTTCGGCATCACGCCGACCGCGCCGGAGACCGGCTACGGCTATATCCGCCAGGGCGCGGAGCTGACCGGCCACGCGGGCGTGTTCCAGGTCGATGCCTTCGTGGAGAAGCCGGGCATCGGCAAGGCGGCCGACATGCTGGCGGCCGGCGGCCATTTCTGGAACGGCGGCATGTTCCTGTTCTCCGCAGCCAAGCTGCTGGCCGAGCTGGAGAAGTTCGAGCCCGCCATCGTCGCCGCCTGCCGCGAGGCGATCGCCAAGGGCTCGCGCGACCTGGACTTCTTCCGCCTGGACCCGGAAGCCTTCGGCAAGGCCCCGAGCATCTCCATCGACTATGCCGTGATGGAGCGGACCGACGCCGCCGTGGTGGTGCCCGCCACGATCGGCTGGACCGACGTGGGCGCCTGGTCGGCGCTGTGGGACATCGGCGCCAAGGACGAGGACGGCAACGTGTTCGTCGGCGACGTGATGACCGAGGACGCGCGCAACTGCTATGTCCGGTCCGAGGGCGTGCTGACCGCCGTGGTCGGGCTCGACGACGTGGTGGTGGTCGCGACCGACGACGCCATCCTGGTCGCCAGCCGCGACAAGGTGCAGGACATCAAGAAGGTGGTCGAGCGGCTGAAGAAGGAAGGCCGGCCGGAGGCGAAGATCCACAGCCGGGTCCACCGCCCCTGGGGCTTCTACCAGTGCCTGCACGAGGGCGAGCGCTTCCAGGTCAAGCGCCTGACGGTCAAGCCCGGCGCGACGCTGTCGCTGCAGAAGCATTATCACCGGGCGGAGCACTGGGTCGTGGTCAACGGCACCGCGCTGGTCACCCGCGACGCCGAGCAGGTGCTGCTGCGCGAGAACGAGTCGATCTACATCCCGCTGGGCGCCGTCCACCGGCTGGAGAATCCGGGCAAGGTGACGCTGAACCTGATCGAGGTGCAGTCGGGGTCGTACCTGGGCGAGGACGACATCGTCCGCCTGACCGACACTTACGGCCGGGCCTGA
- a CDS encoding terminase small subunit, producing MPTTIHATANSAALSAALSAAPVPVITLTPRQEAFCQAMVANVGGAEAARRAGYSPKGAKQRSAYLMSQPEIRIRIDQLRASRSSGIQADLEEAAETVKAIISEAMEKKSLSLAFRAVELRLKLRGVIQDRRIPHHFIAQAPHPDADLERLDFDPAEDDDHRRDGRRDLPEAVAPALPPSSAPKPGMKPKLVTRHSDPRAGQGRRFGDTLAAATSHAALMPVSLLLQPKSAFPAERPSSDRHDRA from the coding sequence ATGCCGACGACCATTCACGCCACTGCCAACTCCGCCGCCCTCTCCGCCGCCCTCTCCGCCGCCCCGGTCCCGGTCATCACCCTGACGCCGCGGCAGGAGGCGTTCTGCCAAGCCATGGTCGCCAATGTCGGCGGGGCGGAAGCCGCGCGTCGCGCCGGCTACTCCCCCAAGGGCGCCAAGCAGCGCAGCGCCTACCTGATGTCCCAGCCGGAGATCCGCATCCGGATCGACCAGCTCCGGGCGTCCCGCAGTTCCGGTATCCAGGCCGACCTGGAGGAAGCCGCCGAAACGGTCAAGGCCATCATCTCCGAGGCGATGGAGAAGAAGTCCCTGTCCCTGGCCTTCCGCGCGGTCGAGCTTCGCCTCAAGCTGCGCGGCGTCATCCAGGACAGGCGCATCCCTCACCACTTCATAGCCCAGGCGCCCCATCCCGACGCCGACCTGGAACGGCTCGATTTCGACCCGGCCGAGGACGACGACCACCGCCGCGATGGCCGCCGCGACCTCCCCGAAGCCGTCGCGCCCGCCTTGCCCCCGTCCTCCGCGCCGAAGCCGGGGATGAAGCCGAAGCTAGTGACCCGACATAGTGACCCTCGCGCCGGACAGGGCCGCCGTTTCGGCGACACCCTGGCCGCCGCCACCTCTCACGCGGCCCTCATGCCGGTCTCCCTGCTTCTGCAACCGAAGAGCGCTTTTCCGGCGGAGCGTCCTTCTTCTGATCGTCATGACCGGGCTTGA
- a CDS encoding DUF6165 family protein: MAILIEVAPGELIDKLTILEIKKANIGDPAKLRNVEHEYDVLSRVLAEQVPASADLTALTAELKAINESLWKIEDDIRDLERARDFGAAFIELARAVYHTNDRRAAVKRRINELLDSPILEEKSYAAY, encoded by the coding sequence ATGGCTATCCTGATTGAAGTGGCTCCCGGCGAGCTGATCGACAAGCTGACGATCCTGGAGATCAAGAAGGCCAACATCGGCGACCCCGCCAAGCTGCGCAACGTCGAGCACGAGTACGACGTGCTGTCGCGCGTGCTGGCGGAGCAGGTGCCGGCGAGCGCGGACCTGACGGCCCTGACCGCCGAGCTGAAGGCGATCAACGAGAGCCTGTGGAAGATCGAGGACGACATCCGCGACCTGGAGCGGGCGCGCGACTTCGGCGCCGCCTTCATCGAGCTGGCCCGCGCCGTCTACCACACCAACGACCGGCGGGCGGCGGTCAAGCGCCGGATCAACGAGCTGCTGGACAGCCCGATCCTGGAAGAGAAATCCTACGCCGCGTACTGA
- a CDS encoding glycosyltransferase family 9 protein translates to MVKTMPRRPDRPPPDSVAVFSYEEIIGDGLYKLPFVRMVRAAYPSARITWITTRKTVYAGRLQSLMDGLIDEFRQDSGIGDSWSGLLKPLPFRERYGVIIDTQTTLWRTLAIRRMPHDLFVSGALGFRLSDAKPPPSQIRPPHMVDRLADLLRLAAGSVPKPEVGLRLPEPLVAKAGAALPPGPCYVGLAPGAGKRVKCWPLDRFVAVARAQVERGRVPVFILGPDELEWLPGLKEAVPAALFPEQDREIWGDEFTPLRTIALARRFAAAVANDSGVSHMFGAADIPLVTLFGPTPAAKFQPKVTSGGAMTAQEFGGSDMTAIPAQAVIERLDRLAINPIDQASYSKNS, encoded by the coding sequence TTGGTCAAGACCATGCCCCGACGGCCGGACCGGCCGCCCCCCGACAGCGTCGCCGTCTTCAGCTATGAGGAGATCATCGGCGACGGGCTGTACAAGCTGCCCTTCGTGCGGATGGTGCGCGCGGCCTACCCCTCGGCGCGGATCACCTGGATCACGACGCGCAAGACGGTCTATGCCGGCCGGCTCCAGTCGCTGATGGACGGGCTGATCGACGAGTTCCGCCAGGACAGCGGGATCGGCGACAGCTGGTCCGGCCTGCTGAAGCCCCTGCCCTTCCGCGAGCGGTACGGCGTGATCATCGACACCCAGACGACGCTGTGGCGCACCCTGGCGATCCGGCGGATGCCGCACGACCTGTTCGTGTCCGGCGCCCTGGGCTTCCGGCTGTCGGACGCCAAGCCGCCGCCCAGCCAGATCCGCCCGCCGCACATGGTGGACCGGCTGGCCGACCTGCTGAGGCTGGCCGCCGGCTCCGTGCCGAAGCCGGAGGTCGGCCTGCGCCTGCCCGAACCGCTGGTGGCGAAGGCCGGGGCGGCGCTTCCGCCCGGCCCGTGCTATGTCGGCCTGGCGCCCGGCGCCGGCAAGCGGGTCAAGTGCTGGCCGCTGGACCGCTTCGTCGCGGTCGCCCGGGCGCAGGTGGAACGGGGCCGGGTGCCCGTCTTCATCCTGGGACCCGACGAGCTGGAGTGGCTGCCCGGGCTGAAGGAAGCGGTCCCGGCGGCGCTGTTCCCCGAGCAGGACCGGGAGATCTGGGGCGACGAGTTCACGCCGCTGCGCACCATCGCGCTGGCGCGCCGCTTCGCCGCCGCGGTCGCCAACGACAGCGGGGTCAGCCACATGTTCGGCGCCGCCGACATACCTTTGGTTACCCTGTTCGGACCGACGCCGGCGGCCAAGTTCCAGCCGAAGGTGACCTCGGGCGGTGCGATGACGGCGCAAGAGTTCGGGGGAAGCGACATGACCGCTATTCCGGCGCAAGCCGTTATCGAAAGGCTGGACCGTCTTGCGATAAACCCGATCGATCAGGCTTCCTATTCCAAAAACTCCTGA
- a CDS encoding YgfZ/GcvT domain-containing protein — translation MNPSYVTLAPRGILAIDGADRTAFLQGLVTNDVTPVGPSRAVYSALLTPQGKFLHDFFIAALGDRLLLDCEAERLADLQRRLKLYKLRSKVALEDGSARFSVTALFGDGVLEALGLPAEPGAAAALGDGIAFTDPRLPALGARAILPRGTEAAVLEAKGFRPAAPDAYERLRLEFGVPDGSRDMLVDKAILLENGLDELNAISWRKGCYMGQELTARTRYRGLVRKRLMPVAVEGPLPEPGALVMLGDKEAGEMRTGAGDRALALLRLEEVERARAEGLPLLAGETRIVPGRPDWAAY, via the coding sequence ATGAATCCTTCCTACGTCACCCTGGCCCCGCGCGGCATCCTGGCGATCGACGGTGCCGACCGCACCGCCTTCCTCCAGGGGCTGGTGACCAACGACGTCACCCCCGTAGGCCCGTCGCGCGCCGTCTATTCCGCCCTGCTGACGCCGCAGGGCAAGTTCCTGCACGACTTCTTCATCGCCGCCCTCGGGGACAGGCTGCTGCTGGACTGCGAGGCGGAGCGGCTGGCCGACCTCCAGCGCCGGCTGAAGCTGTACAAGCTGCGCTCCAAGGTCGCGCTGGAGGACGGGAGCGCCCGCTTCTCCGTCACCGCCCTGTTCGGCGACGGCGTCCTGGAAGCCCTCGGCCTGCCGGCGGAGCCGGGGGCTGCGGCGGCGCTCGGCGACGGCATCGCCTTCACCGATCCGCGCCTGCCCGCGCTCGGCGCCCGCGCCATCCTGCCCCGGGGGACCGAGGCCGCCGTGCTGGAGGCCAAGGGGTTCCGGCCGGCGGCGCCCGACGCCTACGAGCGGCTCCGGCTGGAATTCGGGGTTCCCGACGGCAGCCGCGACATGCTCGTGGACAAGGCGATCCTGCTGGAGAACGGCCTCGACGAGCTCAACGCGATCTCCTGGCGGAAGGGCTGCTACATGGGGCAGGAGCTCACCGCCCGGACCCGCTACCGCGGGCTGGTCCGCAAGCGCCTGATGCCGGTCGCCGTCGAAGGCCCCCTGCCGGAGCCCGGCGCCCTCGTCATGCTGGGCGACAAGGAAGCGGGGGAGATGCGGACCGGCGCCGGCGACCGCGCCCTGGCCCTGCTCCGGCTGGAGGAGGTCGAGCGCGCCCGGGCGGAGGGCCTGCCCCTGCTGGCCGGCGAAACCCGCATCGTCCCGGGCCGGCCGGACTGGGCGGCCTACTGA
- a CDS encoding glycosyltransferase family 9 protein: MRILFIGNSRIGDFILSSGLLAHLIERHPGSRITVVCGRIVAPLLAETPCIERVIVMEKRKHHRHWLDLWLTTVGTRWDLVVDLRNSAVSRVLAAREVRRVGRAKGMRLHRVEEIGRVLDLDPPPDPRLWIGGADHAAAAGLVPDGPPVLALGPGSTHEHKRWPSERFAELARRLTGPDGILPGGRVAVIGSPAERAQAEPVLAAVEPDRRIDLMSNTPLLVAAACLQRCALYVGNDGGQMHLSAAAGVPTVGLFGPTPAHHYRPWGPHADYAQAPEPFETLSARIPEAMRAGVSLMGGLTVDAVEATVRRLWDAVRAGHPCPSGGRAPVVLGSGRNDSGNSPAATQD, translated from the coding sequence TTGCGCATTCTGTTCATCGGCAACAGCCGCATCGGCGACTTCATCCTGTCCAGCGGATTGCTGGCACACCTGATCGAGCGCCACCCCGGATCCCGGATCACCGTCGTGTGCGGGCGCATCGTGGCGCCGCTGCTCGCCGAGACGCCGTGCATCGAGCGCGTCATCGTGATGGAGAAGCGCAAGCACCACCGCCACTGGCTGGACCTGTGGCTGACCACGGTCGGCACCCGCTGGGACCTGGTGGTCGACCTGCGGAACTCCGCCGTGTCGCGGGTGCTGGCGGCGCGCGAGGTGCGCCGGGTCGGCCGGGCGAAGGGAATGCGGCTCCATCGGGTCGAGGAGATCGGCCGCGTCCTGGACCTGGACCCGCCGCCCGATCCCCGGCTGTGGATCGGCGGTGCCGACCACGCCGCCGCAGCCGGGCTGGTGCCCGACGGCCCGCCGGTGCTGGCGCTGGGTCCGGGCTCCACCCACGAGCACAAGCGCTGGCCGTCGGAGCGGTTCGCGGAGCTGGCGCGGCGCCTGACCGGCCCCGACGGCATCCTGCCCGGCGGCAGGGTCGCGGTGATCGGCTCCCCCGCGGAGCGCGCCCAGGCGGAGCCGGTGCTGGCCGCGGTCGAGCCGGACCGCCGGATCGACCTGATGAGCAACACGCCGCTGCTGGTCGCGGCGGCCTGCCTGCAGCGCTGCGCGCTGTATGTGGGCAATGACGGCGGCCAGATGCACCTGTCGGCGGCGGCCGGCGTGCCGACCGTGGGGCTGTTCGGCCCGACCCCGGCCCATCACTACCGCCCCTGGGGACCGCATGCGGACTATGCCCAGGCGCCCGAGCCGTTCGAGACCCTGTCGGCGCGGATCCCGGAGGCGATGCGCGCGGGCGTGTCGCTGATGGGCGGCCTGACGGTGGACGCGGTCGAGGCGACGGTGCGCCGGCTGTGGGACGCGGTCCGGGCCGGGCACCCGTGCCCGAGTGGCGGGCGGGCTCCCGTTGTGCTAGGAAGCGGGCGGAACGATAGTGGCAACTCCCCAGCGGCAACCCAGGACTAA
- a CDS encoding PRC-barrel domain-containing protein: protein MRKELIGAASAIALMTGAAFAQGTSTPDPSATPAVPPAAADGMPAAGAVSAEEMIGEDVMGSDGEKIGSVEDVIIDPASGEATQLVISSGGFLGIGEKRISVDFSQVQVQTEDDGEPESLTLSNMTQADVEAMPEFQYSDTMTTLNRSGGGSGGMSGSTGTTPGAAGNSQ from the coding sequence ATGCGCAAGGAACTGATCGGCGCCGCTTCGGCCATTGCCCTGATGACGGGCGCCGCCTTCGCTCAGGGCACTTCGACCCCTGATCCGTCCGCCACGCCCGCAGTCCCGCCCGCCGCCGCGGACGGCATGCCGGCCGCCGGCGCGGTCAGCGCCGAGGAGATGATCGGCGAGGATGTCATGGGCAGCGACGGGGAGAAGATCGGCTCCGTCGAGGATGTGATCATCGATCCCGCGTCGGGCGAAGCCACGCAGCTGGTGATTTCCAGCGGCGGCTTCCTCGGCATCGGCGAGAAGCGGATCTCGGTCGATTTCTCCCAGGTGCAGGTCCAGACCGAGGATGACGGCGAACCGGAAAGCCTGACCCTCTCGAACATGACCCAGGCCGACGTCGAGGCGATGCCGGAATTCCAGTACAGCGACACCATGACCACCCTGAACCGCAGCGGCGGCGGCAGTGGCGGCATGAGCGGCAGCACCGGTACCACTCCGGGCGCCGCCGGCAACTCGCAGTAG
- a CDS encoding cupin domain-containing protein produces the protein MGDPEKTDWREHGVRVVRGDQLDANTPQTPGMNRAAAINHARVGAQKLWAGTVTIHPDAKTGAHHHGELESVIYVVRGRARMRWGEALEYTAEAGPGDFIYVPPFVPHQEINASADEPLECVLVRSDQEAVVVNLDIPMVEQPETVAWVDPIHK, from the coding sequence ATGGGTGATCCGGAAAAGACCGACTGGCGGGAGCACGGCGTCCGCGTCGTGCGCGGCGACCAGCTCGACGCCAACACGCCTCAGACCCCCGGCATGAACCGGGCGGCCGCGATCAACCACGCCCGCGTCGGGGCGCAGAAGCTGTGGGCCGGGACGGTCACGATCCATCCCGACGCCAAGACCGGCGCCCACCACCATGGCGAGCTGGAAAGCGTCATCTACGTGGTGCGCGGGCGCGCCCGCATGCGCTGGGGCGAGGCGCTGGAATACACGGCGGAGGCCGGGCCGGGCGACTTCATCTATGTCCCGCCCTTCGTCCCCCACCAGGAGATCAACGCCAGCGCCGACGAACCCCTGGAATGCGTCCTGGTCCGCAGCGACCAGGAGGCCGTCGTCGTCAACCTGGACATTCCCATGGTGGAGCAGCCCGAAACCGTCGCCTGGGTCGATCCGATCCACAAGTGA
- a CDS encoding ArgK/MeaB family GTPase — translation MLAKLRDALARGEKAALAAALAGIERDPDGAATADLLDSAYRDPIAQVIGLTGPPGVGKSTLTGALIGEYRRSGKTVGCIAVDPSSRRSGGALLGDRTRLGTDPEDAGCFVRSMAARDRLGGLAGLTVAAMVLMRAVYDIVLIETVGVGQSETDIAGTADTVVFCVQPGSGDSLQFMKAGIVEIPDIVVVTKADMGAAAERARADVRGALSLAEEARGGWEVPVLALSVQQRQGLGELIATLDRHAAWLAGTGRLKGLRHAQARMWLAEAVRERFGREGIRRAGPLELGPEAAPFGELRAVAQKLLLP, via the coding sequence GTGCTGGCCAAGCTCCGCGACGCGCTGGCGCGCGGAGAGAAGGCGGCCCTGGCGGCGGCGCTGGCCGGGATCGAGCGCGATCCCGACGGCGCCGCCACCGCGGACCTGCTGGATTCCGCCTACAGGGACCCGATCGCCCAGGTGATCGGGCTGACCGGCCCGCCCGGCGTCGGCAAATCGACGCTGACCGGCGCGCTGATCGGCGAGTACCGCCGGTCGGGGAAGACGGTCGGCTGCATCGCGGTCGATCCGTCGTCCAGGCGCAGCGGCGGCGCCCTGCTGGGCGACCGCACCCGCCTGGGCACCGACCCGGAGGACGCCGGCTGCTTCGTCCGCTCCATGGCGGCGCGCGACCGGCTGGGCGGGCTGGCGGGGCTTACGGTCGCCGCCATGGTGCTGATGCGGGCCGTCTACGACATCGTGCTGATCGAGACGGTGGGCGTCGGCCAGTCGGAGACCGATATCGCCGGCACGGCCGACACGGTGGTGTTCTGCGTCCAGCCCGGGTCGGGCGACAGCCTGCAATTCATGAAGGCCGGCATCGTCGAGATCCCGGACATCGTCGTCGTGACCAAGGCCGACATGGGAGCCGCGGCGGAACGGGCCCGCGCCGACGTGCGCGGCGCGCTCAGCCTCGCCGAGGAGGCGCGCGGCGGCTGGGAGGTCCCGGTTCTGGCCTTGTCCGTTCAGCAGCGCCAGGGCCTCGGCGAGCTGATCGCCACCCTGGACCGGCATGCCGCCTGGCTGGCCGGGACCGGGCGCCTGAAGGGCCTGCGCCATGCCCAGGCGCGGATGTGGCTGGCCGAGGCGGTCCGCGAGCGGTTCGGCCGCGAAGGCATCCGCCGCGCCGGCCCGCTGGAGCTGGGGCCGGAGGCCGCCCCCTTCGGAGAGCTTCGGGCGGTCGCCCAGAAGTTGCTGTTGCCCTGA